The following proteins are co-located in the Anomalospiza imberbis isolate Cuckoo-Finch-1a 21T00152 unplaced genomic scaffold, ASM3175350v1 scaffold_47, whole genome shotgun sequence genome:
- the LOC137466920 gene encoding olfactory receptor 14A16-like, giving the protein MSNSSSISHFLLLALTDTRQLQLLHFCLFLGISLAALLGNGLIISAVACGHHLHTPMFFFLLNLALSDLGSICTTVPKAMHNSLWDTSTISYTGCAAQVFLIFFFLGAELSLLTIMCYDRYVSICKPLHYGTLLGSRACAHMAAAAWASAFLNALLHTANTFSLPLCHGNALGQFFCEIPQILKLSCSKSYLRELGLIAVSACLGLGCFVFIVFSYVQIFRAVLRIPSEQGRHKAFSTCLPHLAVVSLFLSTAVFAYLKPSSLSSPSLDLALSVLYLVLPPSLNPLIYSLRNQELKAAVWRLMTGWFQGH; this is encoded by the coding sequence atgtccaacagcagctccatcagccacttcctcctgctggcactgacagacacgcggcagctgcagctcctgcacttctgcctcttcctgggcatctccctggctgccctcctgggcaacggcctcatcatcagcgccgtagcctgcggccaccacctgcacacgcccatgttcttcttcctgctcaacctggccctcagcgacctgggctccatctgcaccactgtccccaaagccatgcacaattccctctgggacaccagcaccatctcctacacaggatgtgctgcacaggtttttctgattttcttcttccttggagcagagctttccctcctgaccatcatgtgctacgaccgctacgtgtccatctgcaaacccctgcactacgggaccctcctgggcagcagagcttgtgcccacatggcagcagctgcctgggccagtgcctttctcaatgctctgctgcacacggccaatacattttccctgcccctgtgccatggcaatgccctgggccagttcttctgtgaaatcccacagatcctcaagctctcctgctccaaatcctacctcagggaacttgggctcattgctgttagtgcctgtttaggacttggctgttttgtgttcattgttttctcctatgtgcagatcttcagggccgtgctgaggatcccctctgagcagggacggcacaaagccttttccacctgcctccctcacctggccgtggtctccttgttcctcagcactgcagtgtttgccTACCTGAAGCCCTCCTCCCTCTCGTCCCCATCTCTGGATCTGGCCCTATCAGTTCTGTACTTGGTGCTGCCTCCatccctgaaccccctcatctacagcctgaggaaccaggagctcaaggctgcagtgtggagactaatgactggatggtttcagggacattaa